In Egicoccus sp. AB-alg6-2, a genomic segment contains:
- a CDS encoding arginine repressor, translated as MADKRRRQQLLRELISDHDLGSQSEVRAALAARGVDAHQATVSRDLDELGAVKVRGADGTLVYRLAVDPGPGSARSRLDETLRQFVVSVSHSANLTVLRTPPACAHPVASAIDLAELDGVLATVSGDDTVLVVAAETLPGRDLAADLRSRAGLADAIPTPPA; from the coding sequence ATGGCAGACAAGCGTCGCCGCCAGCAGTTGCTGCGCGAGCTGATCAGCGACCACGACCTCGGCTCGCAGAGCGAGGTCCGCGCCGCGCTGGCCGCACGCGGTGTCGACGCCCACCAGGCGACCGTCAGTCGCGACCTCGACGAACTGGGCGCGGTGAAGGTCCGTGGCGCGGACGGCACGCTGGTGTACCGCCTCGCCGTCGATCCCGGTCCGGGGTCGGCACGCAGCCGCCTCGACGAGACACTGCGCCAGTTCGTCGTCTCCGTCTCGCACAGCGCCAATCTCACGGTCCTGCGCACGCCGCCCGCCTGCGCCCACCCCGTCGCCTCGGCGATCGACCTCGCCGAACTCGACGGGGTGCTCGCCACCGTCTCCGGCGACGACACGGTCCTCGTGGTCGCCGCCGAGACGCTCCCCGGCCGCGACCTCGCCGCCGACCTGCGATCCCGCGCCGGCCTCGCCGACGCGATCCCGACCCCTCCCGCCTGA
- the argF gene encoding ornithine carbamoyltransferase, giving the protein MPFPEHFLSIDDLSTEQLLRVLDAADAFKADRAERLAAGSELAHGGLRGRTVALVFEKPSTRTRVSFQVAVTELGGQPLPLSSAELQLGRGETVADTGAVLSRYVHAIVVRTFGQDRLQELADAADIPVVNALTDLEHPCQAVADLQTFREVHGGFEGRSLAYVGDGNNVANSLLLAGAKVGLSVRVGHPEGYAPDTAIVARARELAADRGASILLTTDPIEAVLDADAVYADVWASMGQESEAGERADRFVPYRVTPELMGHAAADAVFLHCLPAHRGEEVTAEVIDGPASRVFDQAENRLHAQKALLAGLMA; this is encoded by the coding sequence ATGCCGTTCCCGGAGCACTTCCTGTCCATCGACGACCTCTCGACCGAGCAGCTCCTGCGGGTCCTCGACGCCGCGGACGCGTTCAAGGCCGACCGGGCGGAGCGACTGGCCGCCGGGTCCGAACTCGCCCACGGGGGGCTGCGCGGACGCACCGTTGCGCTGGTGTTCGAGAAGCCGTCGACCCGCACGCGCGTGTCGTTCCAGGTCGCGGTGACCGAGCTCGGCGGGCAGCCCCTACCGCTGTCGTCCGCCGAACTGCAACTGGGCCGTGGCGAGACCGTCGCCGACACGGGCGCCGTGCTCTCGCGCTACGTCCATGCCATCGTCGTCCGCACCTTCGGCCAGGACCGGCTCCAGGAGCTCGCCGACGCGGCCGACATCCCGGTCGTCAACGCGTTGACCGATCTCGAACACCCCTGCCAGGCGGTCGCCGACCTGCAGACCTTCCGCGAGGTCCATGGCGGGTTCGAGGGTCGCAGCCTCGCCTACGTCGGCGACGGCAACAACGTCGCGAACTCCCTGCTGCTGGCGGGCGCCAAGGTCGGCCTGTCGGTGCGCGTCGGCCATCCCGAGGGCTACGCCCCCGACACCGCCATCGTCGCCCGGGCGCGGGAGCTGGCGGCCGACCGCGGCGCCAGCATCCTGCTCACGACCGATCCCATCGAGGCGGTGCTGGACGCCGACGCCGTCTACGCCGACGTGTGGGCGTCGATGGGACAGGAGTCCGAGGCGGGGGAGCGTGCCGACCGGTTCGTTCCCTACCGCGTGACGCCCGAGCTGATGGGGCACGCCGCCGCCGACGCGGTCTTCCTGCACTGCCTGCCCGCGCACCGTGGCGAGGAGGTGACCGCCGAGGTCATCGACGGTCCGGCCTCGCGCGTGTTCGACCAGGCCGAGAACCGGCTGCACGCCCAGAAGGCGCTGCTGGCCGGGCTGATGGCCTGA
- a CDS encoding acetylornithine transaminase: MAQDLAGRAAQHVMPTYPTPKAAFVRGKGTALFDADGNVYLDFLCGLGVTNLGHAHPAVTAAVTHQVGTLVHTSNLFVSEPAVALAERLARILAWEDAKVFFAQCGATANEAAIKLARRHGKHQRADKTRVVALEGSFHGRTLATLEATGQSAKHAPFAPLAGFVDHVAHDDPDALRAAVNETTCAVLLEVVQGEGGVRPLSDAMLVAAREACDANGALLVVDEVQTGFGRTGPWFAFQDTPVVPDVVTVAKALANGLPIGACIARGPAADGFGVGDHGTTFGGNPVTCAAANAVIDTIASEGILAAAATRAKRLREGLETLVATSPSAIGVRGKGLLLGLELDAPIAAEVETACRDRFLVVNAVAPDVLRLAPPLTVTRQEIDVALSAIDESLAAVAADPSA, encoded by the coding sequence ATCGCCCAGGACCTGGCCGGCCGGGCCGCCCAGCACGTCATGCCGACCTACCCGACGCCGAAGGCCGCGTTCGTGCGGGGCAAGGGCACCGCGCTGTTCGATGCGGACGGCAACGTGTACCTCGACTTCCTCTGCGGACTCGGCGTCACCAACCTCGGGCACGCGCATCCCGCCGTCACCGCCGCGGTCACGCACCAGGTCGGCACGCTGGTGCACACCTCGAACCTGTTCGTCTCCGAGCCGGCGGTCGCCCTCGCGGAGCGGCTGGCGCGGATCCTGGCGTGGGAGGACGCCAAGGTCTTCTTCGCGCAGTGCGGCGCCACCGCCAACGAGGCCGCGATCAAGCTGGCACGCCGACACGGCAAGCACCAGCGCGCCGACAAGACGCGCGTGGTCGCGCTCGAGGGCTCGTTCCACGGCCGGACGCTCGCGACGCTGGAGGCGACCGGACAGTCGGCCAAGCACGCGCCGTTCGCTCCACTGGCCGGGTTCGTCGACCATGTCGCCCACGACGATCCCGACGCGCTGCGGGCGGCTGTGAACGAGACCACCTGCGCCGTACTGCTCGAGGTGGTCCAGGGCGAGGGTGGCGTACGGCCGCTGAGCGACGCGATGCTGGTGGCCGCCCGCGAGGCGTGCGACGCCAACGGCGCGTTGCTGGTCGTGGACGAGGTCCAGACCGGCTTCGGCCGCACCGGCCCGTGGTTCGCGTTCCAGGACACCCCGGTCGTCCCCGACGTCGTCACGGTCGCGAAGGCGCTCGCCAACGGCCTGCCGATCGGCGCCTGCATCGCACGCGGCCCCGCTGCCGACGGCTTCGGTGTCGGCGACCACGGCACCACCTTCGGTGGCAACCCGGTGACGTGCGCGGCCGCCAACGCGGTGATCGACACCATCGCCTCCGAGGGAATCCTCGCCGCGGCTGCGACCCGTGCGAAGCGGCTGCGCGAGGGGCTCGAGACGCTGGTGGCGACCTCGCCGTCGGCGATCGGCGTGCGTGGCAAGGGACTGCTGCTGGGACTCGAACTCGACGCCCCGATCGCCGCCGAGGTGGAGACCGCCTGCCGTGACCGGTTCCTGGTCGTCAACGCCGTCGCGCCGGACGTCCTCCGCCTGGCGCCGCCGCTGACGGTGACGCGCCAGGAGATCGACGTCGCACTGTCGGCCATCGACGAGTCCCTCGCGGCCGTCGCCGCCGATCCGTCGGCCTGA
- the argB gene encoding acetylglutamate kinase encodes MTTAEDAGQDAGHQRVVAAQGKAAVLREALPWITRFHGQTVVIKYGGNAMIDDELKRSFAADVALLHFVGLRPVIVHGGGPQISALATQLGVASTFVGGLRVTDAAMMDVVRMSLLGQVNPELVGLVQAAGAPAVGIAGTDAGLLQVRPAVGPGGEDLGLVGEVDHVDTSYIDELLGDHFLPVVATVGRDADGNERNVNADLAAGAIAAALGASKLVYLTDVEGLYQDFGDPERQSLMSEVSAGGLQAMLEAGELHEGMRPKVRSIVQALADGVPQAHILDGRVLHAVLIEIFTDEGVGTMITPGAARPAVVAS; translated from the coding sequence ATGACCACCGCCGAGGACGCCGGGCAGGACGCCGGCCACCAGCGCGTCGTCGCCGCCCAGGGCAAGGCCGCGGTGCTGCGCGAGGCCCTGCCGTGGATCACCCGGTTCCACGGACAGACCGTCGTCATCAAGTACGGCGGCAACGCCATGATCGACGACGAGCTCAAGCGTTCGTTCGCCGCCGATGTCGCCCTGCTGCACTTCGTCGGCCTCCGCCCGGTGATCGTCCACGGGGGAGGGCCGCAGATCAGCGCGCTGGCGACCCAGCTCGGCGTCGCGTCGACGTTCGTCGGGGGCCTGCGGGTCACCGACGCGGCGATGATGGACGTGGTGCGGATGTCGCTGCTCGGACAGGTGAACCCCGAACTGGTCGGCCTGGTCCAGGCGGCCGGAGCGCCGGCGGTCGGCATCGCCGGGACCGACGCCGGCCTGCTGCAGGTGCGTCCCGCGGTCGGGCCCGGCGGCGAGGACCTCGGCCTCGTCGGCGAGGTGGACCACGTCGACACCTCCTACATCGACGAACTGCTCGGTGACCACTTCCTCCCCGTCGTCGCAACGGTCGGTCGCGACGCGGACGGCAACGAACGCAACGTCAACGCCGACCTCGCGGCCGGCGCGATCGCCGCGGCATTGGGAGCCTCGAAGCTGGTCTACCTCACCGACGTCGAGGGCCTCTACCAGGACTTCGGTGACCCCGAGCGCCAGAGCCTGATGAGCGAGGTGTCGGCCGGCGGCCTGCAGGCCATGCTCGAGGCAGGCGAGTTGCACGAGGGCATGCGGCCGAAGGTGCGCTCCATCGTCCAGGCGTTGGCGGATGGCGTCCCGCAGGCGCACATCCTCGACGGCCGGGTGCTGCACGCGGTCCTGATCGAGATCTTCACCGACGAGGGCGTCGGCACCATGATCACCCCAGGGGCCGCGCGGCCCGCGGTGGTGGCATCGTGA
- the argJ gene encoding bifunctional glutamate N-acetyltransferase/amino-acid acetyltransferase ArgJ — translation MIGGWGPGDRSGLEPVEGGATAAAGFRASGVVSGVKPSGRPDLALLVADAPAGAAAVTTTNLVKAPACTLTDRHVADGRAQAIVVNAGNANVCTPQGEAHAQRLAAVTADRLGIAAGDVIVMSTGVIGVPLPIERIEAALPTAVAALTADGGDAAATAMLTTDTRTKQVAFRVTDDHGTCVVGGMAKGVGMIEPTMATLLVAITTDAPLGGPIARKLLRAAVSTTFNRISVDGDGSTSDTVALLASGTAAQPPGLDTLARAVHAVCADLAHAVVADGEGATRVAAVTVREAAIEADAERIARAVATSLLVRAAIHGGDPNWGRILMAMGNAGVEFDPRRVTVRCGGITVCRFGVAASFDRGQAAAAMRKPEVTIEVDLGTGAASATVLTCDLTPEYVRFNAEYTT, via the coding sequence GTGATCGGCGGCTGGGGCCCCGGCGACCGCAGCGGGCTCGAACCGGTCGAGGGCGGCGCGACCGCGGCGGCCGGGTTTCGTGCCTCGGGTGTCGTCAGCGGCGTGAAGCCCTCCGGGCGGCCGGACCTCGCCCTGCTCGTGGCCGACGCACCGGCCGGCGCCGCTGCCGTCACGACCACCAACCTCGTCAAGGCGCCCGCCTGCACGCTCACCGACCGCCACGTCGCCGACGGACGGGCGCAGGCCATCGTCGTCAACGCCGGCAACGCCAACGTGTGCACGCCCCAGGGCGAGGCCCACGCCCAACGCCTGGCGGCCGTCACGGCAGACCGCCTGGGCATCGCCGCGGGCGACGTCATCGTCATGTCGACGGGGGTCATCGGGGTGCCCCTGCCCATCGAGCGGATCGAGGCGGCGCTGCCGACCGCCGTCGCCGCGCTGACCGCGGACGGCGGCGACGCCGCCGCGACCGCGATGCTGACCACCGACACCCGGACCAAGCAGGTCGCGTTCCGGGTCACCGACGACCACGGCACCTGCGTCGTCGGCGGCATGGCCAAGGGCGTCGGCATGATCGAGCCCACGATGGCCACGCTGCTGGTGGCCATCACCACGGATGCACCGCTGGGCGGTCCGATCGCCCGCAAGCTGCTGCGTGCCGCGGTGTCGACCACCTTCAACCGCATCAGCGTCGACGGCGACGGGTCCACCAGCGACACCGTGGCGTTGCTCGCCAGCGGGACGGCGGCGCAGCCACCGGGCCTGGACACCCTCGCCCGTGCGGTGCACGCCGTCTGCGCCGATCTCGCCCACGCGGTCGTCGCCGACGGTGAGGGTGCGACGCGTGTCGCGGCCGTGACCGTGCGCGAGGCGGCGATCGAGGCCGACGCGGAACGGATCGCCCGCGCCGTCGCGACGTCGCTGCTCGTCCGGGCGGCCATCCACGGCGGCGACCCCAACTGGGGCCGGATCCTGATGGCGATGGGCAACGCCGGGGTCGAGTTCGACCCACGGCGGGTCACGGTCCGCTGCGGCGGCATCACCGTCTGCCGGTTCGGGGTCGCGGCCAGCTTCGACCGGGGTCAGGCCGCCGCCGCGATGCGCAAGCCCGAGGTCACCATCGAGGTCGACCTCGGCACGGGCGCGGCCTCGGCCACCGTCCTGACCTGCGACCTGACCCCCGAGTACGTCCGGTTCAACGCCGAGTACACGACGTGA
- the argC gene encoding N-acetyl-gamma-glutamyl-phosphate reductase: MTATVGIVGASGYGGAELLRLLDGHPALHAEVVAAHSQAGAPVAATFPNLAADRRFDAVELDRLRTLDLVFLSTPHGPSLELGAALHDAGVRTVDLSGAFRSSAEDFATWYGEPHPRPDLAPAVYGLPEFNRKQVVDATLVANPGCYVTTALLGLVPIAGLLQPGTVVVDGKSGTSGAGRAAKDALHATHVAGSVTAYGAPGHRHTGEIETALARYGADLGAISFTPHLLPIARGLLTTSYASLDDGVTAADVQDALVDAYRNEPFVHVLPAGTFPVVKSVTGSNGCQLSAVVDPRTGRVTVVSVTDNLGKGAAGQALQNANLMLGLEEATGLTAVGVYP; this comes from the coding sequence ATGACCGCCACGGTCGGCATCGTCGGCGCCTCCGGGTATGGAGGCGCGGAGCTGCTGCGCCTGCTCGACGGCCATCCCGCCCTGCATGCCGAGGTCGTGGCCGCGCACTCGCAGGCGGGTGCGCCCGTCGCCGCGACGTTCCCCAACCTCGCCGCGGATCGCCGTTTCGACGCGGTCGAACTCGACCGACTCCGCACCCTCGACCTGGTGTTCCTGTCGACGCCGCACGGTCCCTCGCTGGAACTGGGCGCTGCGCTCCACGACGCCGGCGTGCGCACCGTCGACCTCTCGGGTGCGTTCCGCTCCAGCGCGGAGGACTTCGCCACCTGGTACGGCGAACCGCATCCCCGTCCCGACCTGGCACCGGCGGTCTACGGCCTGCCCGAGTTCAACCGGAAGCAGGTCGTCGACGCGACGCTGGTCGCCAACCCGGGCTGCTACGTCACGACCGCGCTGCTCGGGTTGGTCCCCATCGCCGGGTTGCTCCAGCCGGGCACGGTCGTCGTCGACGGCAAGTCGGGAACGTCGGGCGCCGGCCGCGCCGCGAAGGACGCGCTGCACGCGACCCACGTGGCTGGCAGCGTCACTGCCTACGGCGCGCCGGGTCACCGCCACACCGGCGAGATCGAGACCGCACTGGCCCGGTACGGCGCGGACCTCGGTGCGATCAGCTTCACCCCCCACCTGCTGCCCATCGCGCGGGGCCTGCTGACGACCAGCTACGCCAGCCTGGACGACGGCGTGACGGCTGCCGACGTGCAGGACGCCCTCGTCGACGCCTACCGCAACGAACCCTTCGTGCACGTCCTGCCGGCCGGAACCTTCCCGGTGGTGAAGTCGGTCACGGGATCGAACGGCTGTCAGCTCTCGGCGGTGGTCGACCCACGCACCGGCCGGGTCACCGTCGTCAGCGTGACCGACAACCTCGGCAAGGGTGCCGCCGGACAGGCGCTGCAGAACGCCAACCTCATGCTCGGGCTCGAGGAGGCGACGGGGCTCACCGCCGTCGGGGTGTACCCGTGA
- the arfB gene encoding alternative ribosome rescue aminoacyl-tRNA hydrolase ArfB — translation MADIRLRRGVSVPEAEFDVRVSRSSGPGGQGVNTTDSKVELRWDVRSTPSLTEAQRQRVLERLGNRITDDGILILQASEHRSQHQNRAAALARFQAVVGEALEPPKVRRPTRRTRASKERRLQAKKQRSETKRLRQRPDL, via the coding sequence ATGGCCGATATCCGTCTGCGCCGAGGCGTCTCCGTTCCGGAGGCGGAGTTCGACGTGCGTGTCTCGCGTTCGTCGGGCCCCGGTGGTCAGGGCGTCAACACCACGGACAGCAAGGTGGAGTTGCGCTGGGACGTCAGATCGACGCCCTCGCTCACCGAAGCGCAACGGCAGCGCGTGCTCGAGCGGCTGGGCAACCGGATCACCGACGACGGGATCCTGATCCTGCAGGCCTCCGAGCACCGCAGCCAGCACCAGAATCGCGCCGCGGCGCTCGCCCGCTTCCAGGCCGTCGTCGGCGAGGCGCTCGAACCGCCGAAGGTGCGGCGTCCGACGCGCCGCACCCGCGCGTCGAAGGAACGCCGGCTGCAGGCCAAGAAGCAGCGCAGCGAGACGAAGCGACTCCGGCAACGGCCCGACCTCTGA
- a CDS encoding alpha/beta fold hydrolase produces MTTPFELQTFLRQPRLSGLVLSPDGDQLVVAVATEAPDGKRYRSALWALDPHGSAAPRQLTRSAPGESSPTFAPDGTLLFASARPDPDVATDGEPTTALWALPRDGGEARLVVSPPGGVGGVEVARASGDVVLHAPIHPGAATFADDRERAKARDEAGVSAQLFDDYPIRHWDAYLGPREPGRWFVAADRLTAPQEPAWSTAEDEEATGTVPEPTILARGSTLHNGTGDLAPDGHTYATTWRRAGETRARRQPDDLATDLVVIDVTSGERRRLVADGRFWSSPRFSPDGTRLVCLVMDVGRPDRAASHHLAVVDVASGEVRELATGHDVWPERPQWLPSGDAIVFEADEHGHRPIFRLDLADGQVTRLTADGAHTDTCVAPDGASVYALRATVGQPPRPVRYATDRADQAAHVVPSPVGNDPAVTVERIITTAEDGVEVGSWLVLPETLDGQVPLVVFIHGGPLGSWNNWSWRWCPAVLAAQGYAVLLPDPALSTGYGQDFIQRGWGRWGQEPYTDLLAAVDAAIAHDAIDADRTAAMGGSFGGYMANWVAGHTDRFRCIVTHASLWNLEGFHGTTDLGLIWEREFGDPYADRSVYTENSPHRFVGEIRTPMLVIHGELDYRVPISEGLTLWTDLSRNGVDAKFLYFPDENHWVLKPQNARLWYETVLSFLDEHLHGKAFARPDLL; encoded by the coding sequence ATGACGACTCCTTTCGAACTCCAGACCTTCCTCCGCCAGCCGCGTCTGTCCGGCCTGGTCCTCTCCCCCGACGGCGACCAGTTGGTCGTCGCGGTGGCGACCGAGGCGCCCGACGGCAAGCGCTACCGCAGCGCCCTGTGGGCGCTCGACCCGCACGGAAGCGCTGCGCCGCGCCAGCTGACCCGCTCCGCGCCCGGTGAGTCCAGTCCGACGTTCGCGCCGGACGGCACCCTGCTGTTCGCCTCGGCGCGCCCCGATCCCGACGTCGCCACCGACGGCGAGCCGACGACGGCCCTTTGGGCGCTGCCGCGCGACGGCGGCGAGGCACGGCTCGTGGTCTCCCCACCCGGCGGGGTCGGCGGCGTCGAGGTCGCCCGTGCCTCCGGCGACGTCGTCCTGCACGCCCCGATCCATCCCGGGGCCGCCACGTTCGCCGACGACCGAGAACGTGCGAAGGCCCGGGATGAGGCTGGCGTCAGCGCCCAGTTGTTCGACGACTATCCGATCCGGCACTGGGACGCCTACCTCGGCCCCCGCGAGCCCGGACGCTGGTTCGTCGCCGCTGATCGGTTGACGGCGCCTCAGGAACCGGCCTGGTCAACCGCGGAGGACGAGGAGGCGACGGGCACCGTCCCCGAGCCGACCATCCTCGCCCGGGGCAGCACGCTGCACAACGGCACGGGGGATCTCGCGCCCGACGGACACACGTATGCGACCACCTGGCGGCGCGCCGGGGAAACCCGTGCCCGGCGACAGCCGGACGACCTCGCGACCGATCTCGTGGTGATCGACGTCACCAGCGGGGAGCGCCGCCGACTGGTCGCCGACGGGCGCTTCTGGTCCTCGCCGAGGTTCTCCCCGGACGGCACGCGGTTGGTCTGCCTGGTCATGGACGTCGGCCGGCCGGACCGGGCCGCCAGCCACCACCTCGCCGTCGTCGACGTGGCCTCCGGCGAGGTCCGCGAGCTGGCCACGGGCCACGACGTCTGGCCGGAGCGGCCCCAGTGGCTGCCCTCCGGTGACGCCATCGTCTTCGAGGCCGACGAGCACGGCCATCGCCCGATCTTCCGGCTCGACCTCGCGGACGGACAGGTGACACGGCTGACGGCCGACGGCGCCCACACCGACACCTGCGTGGCGCCGGACGGTGCCAGCGTCTACGCACTGCGCGCCACGGTCGGTCAACCGCCGCGGCCGGTCCGCTACGCCACCGATCGCGCCGACCAGGCGGCGCACGTCGTGCCCTCGCCGGTCGGAAACGACCCGGCCGTCACCGTCGAGCGGATCATCACGACTGCCGAAGACGGTGTCGAGGTCGGCTCCTGGCTCGTCCTGCCCGAGACCCTGGACGGCCAGGTGCCGTTGGTGGTGTTCATCCACGGCGGCCCGCTGGGCTCCTGGAACAACTGGTCGTGGCGCTGGTGTCCGGCGGTGCTGGCCGCCCAGGGCTACGCGGTCCTGCTCCCCGACCCGGCCCTGTCCACCGGCTACGGCCAGGACTTCATCCAGCGCGGCTGGGGGCGCTGGGGCCAGGAGCCCTACACCGACCTGCTGGCCGCCGTCGACGCGGCCATCGCGCACGACGCCATCGACGCCGACCGTACCGCCGCGATGGGCGGCTCCTTCGGCGGCTACATGGCGAACTGGGTCGCCGGGCACACCGACCGGTTCCGCTGCATCGTGACCCACGCGTCGCTGTGGAACCTCGAGGGCTTCCACGGGACCACCGACCTCGGTCTGATCTGGGAGCGCGAGTTCGGCGACCCCTACGCCGACCGTTCGGTCTACACCGAGAACTCGCCGCACCGCTTCGTCGGCGAGATCCGGACCCCCATGCTGGTGATCCACGGCGAACTCGACTACCGGGTCCCGATCAGCGAGGGCCTGACGTTGTGGACCGATCTGTCGCGAAACGGCGTGGATGCGAAGTTCCTGTACTTCCCCGACGAGAACCACTGGGTGCTCAAGCCACAGAACGCCCGGCTGTGGTACGAGACGGTCCTGTCGTTCCTCGACGAACACCTGCACGGCAAGGCGTTCGCCCGTCCCGACCTGCTGTAG
- a CDS encoding LVIVD repeat-containing protein: MPARTPLSLLAVVAVGSLALVPAPDLVGGVLDGTGAGPMEHVANVPYANAHGTGPNQGTDLEFATIPVARTVEERVGLGRGGGAVRTRTEVEDRTFVFAGTYTNGLQILDVTDPGRPRPVAVYDCAIAQGDVQVFERDARWYVTYTRDLGYASQTRTDSACFREAEALGFGARDALGPGTFVVDVTDPHAPTLASFVSFPKGSHNQTVHPSGDYLYNSNSELITSVVGEVGIEVVDIRDLAAPVQVAFVPLPIRPGLGTESHDITFNADGTRAYSAALSQTVIIDTTDPADPSVVSSFVDPAINVEHQANPVTLTDPILGRREFLVVEDEVAGASPTGQCPNGGVHVYDITGDLERTPRKVGYWNIRDVGLTTDGLGTCTAHVFEIHEDEALMTIAFYNGGVRVVDLSGLVGVALGELGVGMREVASFRFQDSDTWAVKAPSVSRDRPFHVYGNDIARGLDVYRVDLSKATAGTGLDQWLSAEQALLQLPSEPLSPTELADIALRCKLPTAS; this comes from the coding sequence ATGCCGGCCCGAACCCCCCTGTCCCTGCTGGCGGTCGTGGCCGTCGGCTCGCTCGCGCTCGTCCCCGCGCCCGACCTGGTCGGCGGCGTGCTCGACGGGACGGGCGCCGGACCGATGGAGCACGTCGCCAACGTCCCGTACGCGAACGCCCACGGCACCGGGCCGAACCAGGGAACCGACCTCGAGTTCGCGACCATCCCGGTCGCGCGCACCGTCGAGGAGCGGGTCGGCCTCGGGCGGGGTGGGGGAGCGGTCCGGACCCGGACCGAGGTCGAGGACCGCACCTTCGTCTTCGCCGGGACCTACACCAACGGCCTGCAGATCCTCGACGTCACCGACCCGGGCCGCCCACGGCCGGTGGCCGTCTACGACTGTGCCATCGCGCAGGGCGACGTGCAGGTGTTCGAACGCGACGCACGCTGGTACGTCACCTACACCCGGGACCTCGGGTATGCGAGCCAGACCCGCACGGACTCCGCCTGCTTCCGTGAGGCCGAGGCGCTCGGGTTCGGCGCGCGCGACGCCCTCGGTCCCGGCACCTTCGTCGTCGACGTGACCGATCCCCACGCGCCGACGCTGGCGTCGTTCGTGTCGTTCCCGAAGGGCTCGCACAACCAGACCGTGCACCCGAGCGGCGACTACCTCTACAACTCCAACTCGGAGCTGATCACCTCCGTCGTCGGCGAGGTCGGCATCGAGGTCGTCGACATCCGCGACCTCGCCGCCCCGGTCCAGGTCGCATTCGTCCCGCTGCCGATCCGGCCGGGACTGGGCACCGAGTCGCACGACATCACGTTCAACGCCGACGGCACGCGTGCCTACTCGGCCGCCCTGTCCCAGACCGTCATCATCGACACCACCGACCCCGCCGATCCGTCCGTCGTGTCGTCCTTCGTCGATCCGGCGATCAACGTCGAGCACCAGGCGAACCCGGTCACGCTGACCGACCCGATCCTCGGTCGCCGCGAGTTCCTCGTCGTCGAGGACGAGGTGGCCGGCGCGTCGCCGACGGGGCAGTGCCCCAACGGCGGCGTCCACGTCTACGACATCACCGGCGACCTCGAACGGACGCCACGCAAGGTCGGCTACTGGAACATCCGTGACGTCGGCCTCACCACCGACGGGCTCGGCACCTGCACCGCCCACGTCTTCGAGATCCACGAGGACGAGGCCCTGATGACGATCGCGTTCTACAACGGTGGCGTGCGCGTGGTCGATCTGTCGGGCCTGGTCGGGGTCGCCCTCGGCGAACTCGGCGTCGGGATGCGCGAGGTCGCCTCGTTCCGTTTCCAGGACAGCGACACGTGGGCCGTGAAGGCACCGTCGGTGTCCCGCGACCGGCCCTTCCACGTCTACGGCAACGACATCGCCCGCGGCCTCGACGTCTACCGTGTCGACCTGTCCAAGGCGACCGCGGGCACCGGTCTCGACCAGTGGTTGTCCGCGGAGCAGGCCCTGCTGCAGTTGCCGAGCGAGCCGCTCTCGCCCACCGAGCTGGCGGACATCGCGCTGCGTTGCAAGCTGCCGACCGCGTCCTGA